The genomic window CCTGCAGGCGGTCGCAGTCGCCGGTGCCGTGGTTGTAGTACGCGCACCAGCCGGCCGGATCGAACAGCGCCATGCGCGCCTCGCCCTGCGTGTAGCGCAGCAGCGGCTCGGGCGCCGCGTCCAGCCATTCATCCTGGCCCGGGGCCAGGATCGCGGTTTCGATCAACGGCCACAGCGCCGCCAGGCCCTGGTTGTCGTACTGCATCGACATCATCGCGGCCAGATCGTTCACGGTGAAATAGCGCGCGTGCTCGACCCGGGCACCGAAGTTGTTCTGCGCCATCAATGCGGTATCCGCATGCGCCATGCCATTGGCCAGCAACACCTCTTCCAGCGCATCGGCCACGGCCGAGATGGTGGCCGCGTCGCTGCCGGTCAGCAGGAACGGCACCACCCGCAGGCCCCCGCCCACCAGACCCGGGTCGGCCTGGAACGGCAACGGCACATCGCCGTCAGCGCCGGCCCCGAACGCCAGCAGGCGCGGCCCCTGGTTGCGGCCGGGCGCGCGCATCTGCAGTTCTTCCAGGCGGCGATGGATCGGCCAGCCCGGGCGCAGTACTTCGGCCGGGTCGAAATGGGCGGCGGCGAACACCAGGTCCAGCTCGGCCACCTGCGGCACCAGCTTGGCCAGATCGCGGCCGACACGCTCGGCCAGTTCGCCGGCATGTTCAGCGCTGAGCACCGCCTGGCGGGGGGTTTCACCGCCGGCCAGTTCCAGGGCCAGCACGCCAAGGGCATTCATCGCAGGGTCGGGTTTGCTCATGGTTCCACGGTTGGCCCATCACAGGGCGGCAGCTACACTTGGCCCCATTATGCCTGCTCTGTCGTGCAGGCCATGTTGCAGACACCCTCATCCATGCCAGGTATCTCCATGCCCAACGCTCGTCCCGTCGCCATCCTCGGTGGCGTCCGCATTCCGTTCTGCCGCCAGAACACCGCGTATTCGGATGTCGGCAACCTCGGCATGTCGGTGCGGACACTGGGCGCACTGGTCGAGCGCTTCGGCCTGCATGGCCAGCAGCTGGGCGAAGTGGCGATGGGTGCGGTCATCAAGCACTCCAGCGACTGGAACCTGGGCCGCGAAGCCACGCTGTCCTCCGGCCTGTCGCCGCTGACCCCGGGCATCACCCTGCAGCGCGCGTGTGGCACCTCGCTGGACAGCATCATCACCGTGGCCAACAAGATTGCGCTGGGCCAGATCGAATCGGGCATCGGCGGCGGCTCGGACACCACCTCCGACGTGCCGATCGTGTATGGCAAGAAGCTGCGCGCGCGCCTGCTGGCGGCCAACCGCGCCAAGAGCACCGGCGACAAGATCCGCGCGCTCACCGCCGGCTTCAAGTTCGCCGAGCTCAAGCCGGAATTCCCAGGCGTGGCCGAGCCGCGCACCGGCAAGAGCATGGGCGACCACTGCGAGGACATGGCCAAGGAATGGAACATCTCCCGTGATTCGCAGGACGAATGGGCGGTGTCGTCGCACAGGAAGCTGGCCGCCGCCTACGAGCGCGGCTTCTTCAACGACCTGATCGCACCGTTCCGCGGCGTCGAGCGCGACAACATCCTGCGTCCGGATACCTCGCTGGAAAAGCTGGCCACGCTGAAGCCTGCCTTCGACAAGGTCTCCGGCCGCGGCACGCTGACCGCCGCCAACTCCACGCCGCTGACCGACGGTGCCGCTGCGGTGCTGCTGGCCAGCGAAGAGTGGGCGCGTGCGCACGGCCATGAGCCGCAGGCCTACCTGCGCGACGCGCACGTGTCGGCGGTGGACTTCGTGCATGGCGAAGGCCTGTTGATGGCACCGACCGTCGCCGTGCCGGAGATGCTCAAGCGCAACGGCCTGACCCTGCAGGACTTCGACATCTACGAGATCCACGAAGCCTTCGCCGCGCAGGTGCTGTGCACCCTGCGTGCCTGGGAGAGCGAGGATTACTGCCGCAACCGTCTGGGCCTGGACGCGCCGATGGGGCGCATCGACCCGGACAAGATCAACCTGCTGGGTTCGTCGCTGGCCACCGGCCACCCGTTCGCCGCCACCGGCGCCCGCGTGATCGCCACGGCGGCCAAGCAGCTGGCCGAACGCGGCGGCGGCCGCGCGCTGGTATCGATCTGCACCGCCGGCGGCATGGGCGTGGTGGCGATCGTCGAACGCTGATCCGCACCGCGCACCCCACATGAAAACGCCGCCCGATGGGCGGCGTTTTCGTTGTTGCTGCGGTGGGTGCCGGCCGTTGGCCGGCACGCTGCAGGGTCACGGCAACCGCGGGTTGCCGAACGCGTCGCGCTCTTCGTTGGCGTCGTACACCGGCGGCTGCGGCGCGGTCAGCTGCTCCTCCACCGTGGCGCGCAGCGGCGCATCGGTGCCGCGCACCAGTGCGACGCTGTCTTCGCCACGCTGCAGGCGCAGCGCATTGGCCAGGCACTGCGCGGCCAGCGCGGGCTCGCCGCGCTGCGCGAAGGCTTCGCCGAGCGCTTCCCACGCCGGTGCACCGGCGCCGGCAGCAATGGCCTCATGCAGGAAGGCGTCGGCGGCATCCCACTGCTGTTGTGCCAGTGCGACACGGCCCTGCGCCAGACGCAGTGCCGCCGAATCATCGTGCACGTTGCGCCAGCGCTGCAGATTGGCCTGGCGGGTCGCCAGCCGCTCGACCGGCAGCCGCCCATACAGCGCCACCAGTTCGTCGTCCCAGCGGTGGTCGAGCGCCTGCTCGAGCGCCAGCAACGCCGGTTCGTCCCAGTCCAGGGCGACCGCGCGGGTCGCGTAGGCGGCCACCACGTCCGGGGTCGGACGCAGTGCCTTCGGCGTGGCTTCCCACTGTGCGGCCAAGGCGTTGACGTCGGCAGCTTCCAGCAGCGCCTGCGCGGCCAGCCGGGCTTCCAGCTCGCTGCTGGAATCGGCCGGCAGCACTTTGCTCTGGCGCAGCGCGCCCAGCTGGCCGTACGCCTCATGCGCGCGGCCGGCGCGCGCCAGGGCTTCGGTGCGCAGCCACAGACCGCGCGGCGGCAGCGGTTGGATCGCGGCCACGTCCAGCGCGTTGATCGCATCCACCGGCAGGTCGTTGGCCAGCAGCTGTTCGGCGCGAAGCAGCGCATGCAGGGTCGCATCGCTTTCGCCCAGCCGCTGCAGCAGCGCCTCGCCACCGGCGACGTCGGCGCGCGCCTGTGCGCTGCGCACCGCGTTGGCCAGGGCCACTGCGCTGACTTCCGTATCCTTGGCGGCACCGTCCAGCAGCTTCTCCGCTCGCTGCCACTGGCCATGCTCGTAGGCCTGCAGACCGTCGATCAGGCGCACCCGGCCCTGCTTGCGGCGGTACCGGCCCCAGGCACGGAACGGGGCGGCGATCAGGCTCCACAGCAGCCACAGCACCAGCACGCCGATCACCGTCAGCAGCGCCACCTTGGGCAGGTTGCTGTGATAGTCATAGCCGGCATAACGCAGGGTCACTTCGCCGTAGCGGTTCAGGTCATCGGTGCCGAGCCATTGCGCGGCAACCACGCCGATGGCCACGGCCAGCAACAGCACGACCAGGGATTGCAGGGGTTTCATAGGGGCTTACCTCCGGTCGGTCTGGGTACGCAGTTGTTGCAGGGTGCTGCCGAGCACCGTGTTGTCGGCGTGCAGCGGCAGCTTGCGCAGGGCATCGAGTTCAGCACGTTGTGCGCGCAGGTCCGGTGAATCCGGCCAGCGCCGCTGCGCCCAGTGGTCGATGCGGTTCAGCGCGGCGTCACGCCCACTGCCATCGCCGCGCTCGATCGCCGCGCGGGCCAGGGTCAGTTCCAGCTGCAACGCGGTGTCGAGGGTGGTGCGCTCGGCAGCGGTCAGTGGACCGTTCAGGCGGCTCGGGGTGATATCCACGAACGGCGCCAGCGCAGCCTGCCACCACGGCCTGGCCGTGGCCGCCGGCGCCTGCGCGATCTGCGCGGGCAGCCCCTGCAGTGCCTTGTCCAGCGCATCCAGGCGCTGCAGCGCGTGCGCCCGCGGGCCGGCGCCCAGCGCATCCAGCGCATCGCGCTCCTGCACCAGCGCCTGGCGCAGGTTCAGGCCGTCGCTGTCGGGCAGCTCGGCCAGCGCCGCGGCGGCCTGTGCATACAGGCGGCGCGCGCCGTCCACGTCGTCGGCGAAGGCCAACCGTTGCGCTGCCTGGGTCAGCAGCAGCTCGGCCTCATCACGCTGCACGGCCTGGCGGCCCTGGTTGGCGCTGTCGGCCAATCTGGCGAGATTCTCCTCGAGCAGGGCGCTGCGCTGCGACAGGCCCAGCATTTCATCGCGCAGCACCCGGTTGGTGGCCGCCGCATCCTGCAGCCGCTGGCTGGTGGCGCGCTGGTCCCGGCGCAGTGCCTCCACCGTGGCCTCCAGTCCCTTCAGCTGCACCGCCGTGGTCTGCGCCTGGGCCTGCTGGTCGCTCTGCTGTTGCTGCCAGTAGCGCCAGCCGGCGTAGCCGCCCGCGCCCAGCACCGCAAGCACGGCAAGCGGCAGCAGCCAACGCGGCGGTCGACGGGACGGGGCAGGGGGCAGGGCATCGTTCATCGGGCTTCCTTGTCGCCAGCAACGCCGGGTGGGTCCGGCAGGCAGCGTTGTGCACAGCATCACTGTTGGCGGCGGCACCGGCAAGCCAGGGTCGGGTGCCTGTTCAGGTCGCTGCGGGGCCGGTGAGCGTGGCGTGTGCAGCGGCGATCAGCTGGGCGTTGCCCGGGCCGGCGCTGCGCACCACGCGGCCCAGGCCCAGCGCCTGCGCCTGGGCGCCCAGACGGTCGCTGGCGACCACGGCGGTCGCCTCCGTCGCCATGCGGTGCTGCCACGCTGCCGGCAGCTGTTGCCAGAACCGCTGCAAGGCCTCGCCACTGCTGACAGCCAACAGCCACGGCGCGGCGGAATGGGCCAAACGCGCCAAGGTGCGGCGCGACAAACGCAGGGGCACCCGTCGATAGACATCTGCGCGGATGACCCGCGCGCCGGCAGCGTCCAGTTCAGCGGCGATCAGGCCACGGCCGCCGGGGGCGGTCACCAGTCCGATTCGCAGGCCCTGCACGCCTGCAAGCACCGGCAGCGCCAACAACCCTTCACTGTCCATCCGCTGCGGCGCATGCACCTGGTCCACGCCCTCGGCCCGCAGCGCGCGGGCCGTGCCTTCGCCCACGGTCAGCCAGGGGCTGCGCTGCGCCGCGGCCAGCGGCAGCAGGCTGGCCGCCGCGGCCACGGCCGCCGGGCTGGTGAATATCACCCGGTCAGCGTCCAGTGCCTGCAGCAGATGCTGGCGTGCGGCGCTGCCCTGCGCCCGCTGCAGCCGCCAGGGCGACAGCGCGACGGTGGTACCGCCCAGTTCAGCGACCGCGCGGCGCAATGCCGCGTGCTGCCCCTGCGGGCGCAGCGAGATCAGGGTCCAGCCAGTGGGTATCGTATGGTTGGCCATTGCCGTCATTATGCGGGCCCTTCGTTGTCGTGGTTGCTGCTCTGATGGCTGTTGATGCCCTGACCTCTTCGTTGGCCGCCCTGCAGGACGTGCTGGACTGCATGCCCGCGGTCCGCGCGATGCAGATCCGCCTGGATGGCTATGCCGATGGCGTGCTGCGCATCACCGCGCCGCTGGCCGCCAACGTCAACGACAAGGGCAATGCCTTCGGTGGCAGCCTGGCCTCGGTGCTGACCCTGTCCGGCTGGGCGCTGGTCAGCCTGCGTCTGCGCCTGGCCGGCCACGACGCCGAGGTCTATGTGGCCGACAGCAATCTGCGCTACCTGGCCCCGGTCTACGAGGACCTGCATGCCCACGCCGAGGCGGCCGAAAGCAGCGCGTGGGACACCTTCCTGGCCACCTTCCGCCAGCGTGGCAAGGCCCGCATCAGCATCGTGGCCCGCCAGCCGGCGGCCGATGGCAAGGCCGCCGCCGAATTCAGCGGTCGCTTCGTTGCCTTCGCCAAAGGGTAGGATGGCAGGCTGACGCCCTGCGGAAACCACCGATGCGCCGCCTCTTCCAGACCCTCCTGTGTTCCCTGCTGCTGCTCGGCGTTGCCGTCGCTGCCGGCGCCGACGATCTCTCCCGCAAGCAGCGCAAGATGCTGGAAGAGACCCAGATCGCCTATGGGGCCACCATCCGCTGGGGCAGCATGGACGATGCCATTGCCTATCTGGACCCGCAGCTGCGCAAGGCAAAGCCGCCGACCGAGTTCGAGCTCAACCGCTACGCCCAGCTGCGGGTGTCGTCCTATCGCGAGCGCAGCACCGCCGCGCTGGACGGCGGGCAGGTCGAGCGCCGGGTCGAGATCGGGGTGATCAACCAGAACACCCAGGCCGAGCGCACCGTGGTGGTCACCGAGCGCTGGCGCTGGGATCCGGAGGCCAAGCGCTGGTGGCAGAGCGCGGGCCTGCCCGACCTGTGGCAGGGGCAGTGACGGGCCACGGCCGGCTTGTGCGACAATCGGCGCCCGCTAATCGACCCGTGACCTGAGTGAATTACGAAGAGTTGCTGGCCTTCGCAGGCCGAAACCCGATGCTGTCTGCGGCCCTGGTCGGCCTGACCGTGGCCCTCATCGTCACCGAAATCCGCCGCCTGTTCCGGGGCTTCAAGGGCATCAAGCCGGCCGAACTGACCCAGCTGATCAACGCGGGCGGCACGGTGGTGGTCGATCTGTCGCCCAGCGGTGACTTCGAAAAGGGCCACATCGCCGGCAGCCGCAATGCCCAGGCCAGCGCGTTCGGGCCGGAACACAAGCTGGTGGCCAACGCCAGGCAGGCCCCGGTGGTACTGGTGTGCCGCAGCGGCAACGCGTCGGAGACCGCCGCCAAGGCGCTGAAGAAGGCCGGTTTCGAAAAGGTCTTCGTGCTCGACGGTGGCATCCCGGCGTGGCAGCAGGCCGACCTGCCGCTGGTCAAGGGCCGCAACTGATCGCAGGCGGTGGCGGATGTGGCCTTGTTTGAGCCCGCCGCCGCCCCCATCGCAGTAATTCGACCATCGTTTTCATTGCATTCACTGGAGTTCCTGGAAATGTCCGAAGAGACCACCAACGGCGCCGTTGCGCCGGCCGATGCCGCCACCGGCCCCGCGTTCACCGTCGAGAAGATCTACGTCAAGGACGTTTCCTTCGAGTCGCCGAATGCACCGACCATCTTCAACGACCAGGTGCAGCCGGAGCTGCAGCTGAACCTGAACCAGCAGGTCCAGCGCCTGGGCGAGAACGCCTTCGAAGTCGTGCTGGCCGTGACCCTGACCTGCCAGGCCGGTGAGCGCACCGCCTACGTGGCCGAAGTGAAGCAGGCCGGCGTGTTCGGTCTGGTCGGCCTGGACCCGCAGTCCATCGACGTGCTGCTCGGCACCCAGTGCCCGAACATCCTGTTCCCGTACGTGCGCCAGCTGGTCAGCGACCTGATCCAGGCCGGCGGCTTCCCGCCGTTCTTCCTGCAGCCGATCAACTTCGAAGGCCTGTACGCAGAGACCCTGCGCCAGCGCCAGGAGCAGGGCGACGCACCGTCGCTGGCTGACTCCGAGCCGGCTGGCAACGCCTGATCCCTGCCGCGACGTCACGGATGAGCACTACCGCTGACAAGATCGCCGTGCTCGGCGCCGGTTCCTGGGGAACCGCGCTGGCCACGCTGCTCGCCCGGCACGGTCGCCAGACCGTGCTGTGGGGGCGCGATGCCGCCGTGGTCGACGCCATCGATCAGCGCCACGAGAACCCGCGTTACCTGCCGGGCATACCGCTGCCCGAATCGCTGCGGGCCACTACCGACCTCGCGTCGGCAGTGGAAGGCGCGGCCTGGATCCTGGTGGTGACGCCCTCGCACGCGTTCAATGAAACCGTGCGCGCGCTGGCGCCACTGCGCCCGGCCGGCGCTGGCGTGGCCTGGGCCACCAAGGGCTTCCAGCCCGGTTCCGGTCGCTTCCTGCATGAAGTGGCGCGCGAGATCCTGGGTGACGATGTGCCGCTGGCCGTGGTCACCGGGCCCTCGTTCGCCAAGGAAGTCACGCTGGGCCTGCCGACGGCGATCACCGTGCATGGCGACGTGCCCGAGTTCGCGCAGACGGTGGCCGAAGCGATGCACGGCCCGGCGTTCCGCGCCTACACCGGCGACGACATGGTCGGCGCCGAGCTGGGCGGTGCGATGAAGAACGTGCTGGCGGTCGCCACCGGCGTCGCCGATGGCATGCAGCTGGGCCTCAACGCCCGCGCTGGCCTGATCACCCGCGGCCTCAACGAGATGCTGCGCCTGGCCGCTGCGATCGGCGCCAAGCCGGAAACGCTGATGGGCCTGGCCGGCCTGGGTGATCTGGTGCTGACCTGCACCGGCGACCTGTCGCGCAACCGCCGCCTGGGCCTGGCCCTGGGCCGTGGCCAGTCGCTGCAGGATGCCGTGCGCGAAATCGGCCAGGTAGTCGAGTCGGTGCAGACCGCCGACGAAGTGATGCGACAGGCGCGCCGTCATGGCATCGACCTGCCGATCTCTGACCGCGTGCGCGCCGTGCTGCACGGTGAGCAGACCCCGGAAGAAGGCCTGCGTGCACTGCTGGCACGCGAACAGAAGCCGGAGTACCCGGACACGCTGTTCAAGTGAATCGAAAAGCCCCGGCCCCGTGCCGGGGTTTTTTCTGGCAGCGCCGGCCCATGCCGCGGAGCGTCGTCACCGCGCCCGCGGCGGTGCGTTGCTGTTGTCCATGTCCGAGAAGATCAACCACGGCCCACCGTCGGCGCGCTTCAGTGTCAGCGTGAACTTGCCGGTGTCGCCCACGTTGTCGCCGTAGCTGTACGCACCAATGATGTAGCCGGTGTGCCCCTCCGCCGAGTAGGCCAGAGCCCGCAGCCGCAGCGGGCTGCCACCCTGTCCGGCATACGCCGCCTCGATCGCGCTGCGGCCGCGTAGCGGTGGCCGGTTGCTCTGCAGGATGAAGCCATCGGCTGCGAACAACGCGGCGAGCGCCGTGGCGTCACCCTTGCGCCACGCCTGCTCGTAGTCGCGGAGCACGCGCTCCAGCGGCGCCGGCAGGGATGCAGCGGGAAGCGGCGGCGCCGGCTTCGCGCCTTCCGCATCGTGGGCGAGGGCCGGCCTTGCCAGCAGCAGGGCACAACAGGCGATCACGGTGAGTCCAACAGCGCGCATGCATCCAGCTCCGGGTGATGATGGAACGTCGTGAATGCATTCTGCCGCAGCGTGAGCACACTGCGCGGCCTCACCCCTCTGGGCGCAGGCGCGTACTGATCTGCGCGGTCATCGCCAGGCACGCCATCATCAGCCCTTCCACCACCCGGTCACCGGGGTGATCGTGTAGCGGACCGTCCCGGCGGATGCGTTCGGCGGCCAGCAGCATTTCCAGGCCCACGCGCAGCCCGGCCAGCGCGCATTCGGCGTCTGCCAGCGCCTGCTGTCGGCCAGGCATCAACTGGCGCTCCGGCCAGGGCTGGCCGTCGGCCGCCGCGCCCTGGCCGATGCGGCGCAGGGTGGCAACGAAGGCACTGGGCAGTTCGGCGGTGTCGGCCGTGGCCGCCGGCTCGCCGCTGGCGGCAGCGCGGTGCGGGTGCAGGCGGGGGAACTCGGGGGTGGTCATGGCGGGGCTCCGTGCAGGACGAACGGTGGCCGCCACACAAAGGTGGCGGGCGGAGACGTGGCTCGAAAACCGGGGCTTCTGCAGAACCGGCAGGCACAAGGCCTCCACGCTCCGCCCGCCATGGCCGGCAGACGGATTGCCAGCCGGCGCCACGTGAAGTGACGCCGGCTGGCAAGCGTAATCAAGCAGAAGCACGGGTTTTCGAGGCCCGGCCACCGGTAGGCTGGTGGCCCATCCTGTCTACCCGCGCAACGCCGCTGCGCCCATCAGACAAGTTGCAATCGCAGCGCCGTGCACCGCACCCACGCAGTGTCCCATGCCGCCCAACCCCGGCCGGCCGTAGTGACGCAGGCGAGCGCAGCGCGTGGTCGATATGCGACAGCGGTTCTGATCGCGCTTCCCGCCCCGGTGCCATCTGGGGCCAGTTGCGACAGCTCCACGGTGCTAGGCTGGGCACCAAGCGCTGCACCTTCCTCCACGTTGTTCCGATACGGGCCTGACCCATGACGGATGCCACAACGACGCCCGCCCCCGAGCTGTTCGCGGCACTGCGCAGCCTGCTGCGCGATGCCGCCGGTTCATTGCAGGTAGTGCACGACACGTCCTCGCATTTCTACGCCAACGCCCCCCACCCGGATGCCAAGGGCAAGCCGCAGTTCTTCGGTGCCGTGAAGGTGTCCGGGCGCAAGCACGCCTTCCACTTCATGCCGGTCTACGAATTTCCCGAGTTGCTGGCCGACATCAGCCCGGCGTTGAAGAAGCGCATGCAGGGCAGATCCTGCTTCAACTTCGAGCGCTGGGATCCGGTGCTGATGGATGAGCTGGCGCGGTTGGTCGCGCAGGGCACGACCCGTTACCGCGCGCTGGGCCGGCTCTAGGTCGCTCTGGCCGAACGGCACGGCCGCAGTCAGCGTTGGCGCAGCGGGCCGCCGTCAACAGACCCCGGCCACCCCGACATCGTTCACCCCGCAGCGCCGTTTGGTGGCTTCAGGACTCGCGGGTACATCACCGCCGAGTTCCCTGAACGGCAACTTCATTCATGTACCGGTCAGTACAATATTCAGGGTCGATTTCACCAGCAAACGGATAATTCACACCTGTCGAACGCCCCTCTTCCCTCCCCTCCCGAGGGGCGTTCGACGAAACCAAAATAATGAAAGGTGTGTCCCGATGATCAAGAATTCGCTGCTTGCCCTGGGTCTGCTGGCTGCCCTGCCGTTCGCGGCATCGGCGGCAGATGGCCTGTCGTACAACTACGTTGAAGGCGGCTATGTGAACACCGATGCCAAGGGCGGCGACGCCGACGGCTGGGGCGTGAAGGGCTCGGTCGCCGTGCACCCGAACTTCCACATCTTCGGCGACTACAGCGCGCAGGAGACCGACACGTTCAAGAACGATGTCGACCAGTGGCGCATCGGTGCCGGCTACAACTACGGCATCGCACCCAACACCGATCTGGTGGCGCGCGTGGCGTACCAGAAGTTCGACATGAAGCACGGCCTGGACTTCAACGGCTACTCCACCGAAGTCGGCGTGCGCACCGCGTTCAACCCGTACCTGGAGGGCTACGCCCTGGCCGGTTACGAGGATTACAGCAAGAAGCACGGCATCAACCCGGACGGCGAGTTCTACGGCCGCGTCGGCGCCACCGCCAAGTTCAACCAGAACTGGGGCGTGAGTGGCGAAGTGAAGCTGGCCAAGGCCGGCGACCGCGAGTGGTTCGTGGGCCCGCGTTTCAGCTGGTAAGACATCGCTCTGTCGTTAGTGCGTGTAAATGGCGTGTGACCTCTCTCCCACCCGCCATCCGAAGCCCGGCCTCGCGCCGGGCTTCTTTTTTTTCTGCGATCAATCGCGCTGGAGGATGCGCCTGCGGGAACCGGACTGAGAACCGCTCCGTCCACTGCAGGAGCGTTCCGCTATGATCGCCGCACATCGCGCCGCGCGATGCGCCCGCCTCAAGCCCGCAGGAACCGTCGTGAACTCCCAGCCCGCACCTATCACCGCGCTCAACCACACGCTCGACAACGAACCGCAGCAGATCACCGCGCCGTTGACCCATTCGGCGGCGTTCCTGGTGTTGACGGTGAAGGACGATGCGGCATCGCTGGCGAAGGTGCGCGAGGTGCTGGGCAGTACCGACGACCTGATCAAGAACACCGCCATCCGCGACATCGAGCGCACCTTCACCTGCAACGTGGCCATCGGCCACCGCGTCTGGCAATCGCTGGTCGGCAGCACGCCGCCGCGCGAGCTGGCCCCGTTCCGCGAGATCAAGGGCGCGACCCACACCGCCGTGTCCACGCCCGGTGACCTGCTGTACCACATCCGTGCACGCACCCAGGATCTGATCGTGGCGTTCGAGCGTAACCTGCTGATGGCCTTTGGCGATGCGGTGGAGACGGTCGATGAGGTGGCCGGCTTCCGCTACTTCGATGGCCGCGACCTGCTCGACTTCGTCGATGGCACCGCCAACCCGGAAGGACTGGCGCTGCCGGAAGCCACGATCGTGGGCGAGGAAGATCCCGCGCATGCCGGCGGCAGCTACGTGGTGGTGCAGAAGTACCTGCACAACCTCGACGCGTGGCGCGCGCAGAAGACCGAGGCGCAGGAGGCGATCATCGGCCGGACCAAGCACGACAACATCGAGCTGGATGATGCGCCGGCCGATGCGCAGAAATCGCACAAGACCCTGTGCACCATCGAAGACGCCGACGGCGAGCACGAGATCCTGCGCGACAACATGCCGTTCGCCAATCCGGGCCGTGGTGAGTACGGCACCTACTTCATCGGCTACACCCGCCGCCTGTGGGTGATCGAGCAGATGCTCGAGCGCATGTTCATCGGCAATCCCGCGCCGCTGCACGACCGCATCCTCGATTTCTCCACCGCCACCACCGGCGTGACTTTCTTCGCGCCTGCGCGCAAGGTGCTGGCCGACCTGGGC from Stenotrophomonas sp. 704A1 includes these protein-coding regions:
- a CDS encoding YybH family protein, giving the protein MRAVGLTVIACCALLLARPALAHDAEGAKPAPPLPAASLPAPLERVLRDYEQAWRKGDATALAALFAADGFILQSNRPPLRGRSAIEAAYAGQGGSPLRLRALAYSAEGHTGYIIGAYSYGDNVGDTGKFTLTLKRADGGPWLIFSDMDNSNAPPRAR
- the secB gene encoding protein-export chaperone SecB — encoded protein: MSEETTNGAVAPADAATGPAFTVEKIYVKDVSFESPNAPTIFNDQVQPELQLNLNQQVQRLGENAFEVVLAVTLTCQAGERTAYVAEVKQAGVFGLVGLDPQSIDVLLGTQCPNILFPYVRQLVSDLIQAGGFPPFFLQPINFEGLYAETLRQRQEQGDAPSLADSEPAGNA
- a CDS encoding uroporphyrinogen-III synthase; the encoded protein is MTAMANHTIPTGWTLISLRPQGQHAALRRAVAELGGTTVALSPWRLQRAQGSAARQHLLQALDADRVIFTSPAAVAAAASLLPLAAAQRSPWLTVGEGTARALRAEGVDQVHAPQRMDSEGLLALPVLAGVQGLRIGLVTAPGGRGLIAAELDAAGARVIRADVYRRVPLRLSRRTLARLAHSAAPWLLAVSSGEALQRFWQQLPAAWQHRMATEATAVVASDRLGAQAQALGLGRVVRSAGPGNAQLIAAAHATLTGPAAT
- a CDS encoding OmpO family porin, which produces MKNSLLALGLLAALPFAASAADGLSYNYVEGGYVNTDAKGGDADGWGVKGSVAVHPNFHIFGDYSAQETDTFKNDVDQWRIGAGYNYGIAPNTDLVARVAYQKFDMKHGLDFNGYSTEVGVRTAFNPYLEGYALAGYEDYSKKHGINPDGEFYGRVGATAKFNQNWGVSGEVKLAKAGDREWFVGPRFSW
- a CDS encoding rhodanese-like domain-containing protein: MNYEELLAFAGRNPMLSAALVGLTVALIVTEIRRLFRGFKGIKPAELTQLINAGGTVVVDLSPSGDFEKGHIAGSRNAQASAFGPEHKLVANARQAPVVLVCRSGNASETAAKALKKAGFEKVFVLDGGIPAWQQADLPLVKGRN
- a CDS encoding uroporphyrinogen-III C-methyltransferase → MNDALPPAPSRRPPRWLLPLAVLAVLGAGGYAGWRYWQQQQSDQQAQAQTTAVQLKGLEATVEALRRDQRATSQRLQDAAATNRVLRDEMLGLSQRSALLEENLARLADSANQGRQAVQRDEAELLLTQAAQRLAFADDVDGARRLYAQAAAALAELPDSDGLNLRQALVQERDALDALGAGPRAHALQRLDALDKALQGLPAQIAQAPAATARPWWQAALAPFVDITPSRLNGPLTAAERTTLDTALQLELTLARAAIERGDGSGRDAALNRIDHWAQRRWPDSPDLRAQRAELDALRKLPLHADNTVLGSTLQQLRTQTDRR
- a CDS encoding YiiD C-terminal domain-containing protein, giving the protein MAVDALTSSLAALQDVLDCMPAVRAMQIRLDGYADGVLRITAPLAANVNDKGNAFGGSLASVLTLSGWALVSLRLRLAGHDAEVYVADSNLRYLAPVYEDLHAHAEAAESSAWDTFLATFRQRGKARISIVARQPAADGKAAAEFSGRFVAFAKG
- a CDS encoding heme biosynthesis HemY N-terminal domain-containing protein; protein product: MKPLQSLVVLLLAVAIGVVAAQWLGTDDLNRYGEVTLRYAGYDYHSNLPKVALLTVIGVLVLWLLWSLIAAPFRAWGRYRRKQGRVRLIDGLQAYEHGQWQRAEKLLDGAAKDTEVSAVALANAVRSAQARADVAGGEALLQRLGESDATLHALLRAEQLLANDLPVDAINALDVAAIQPLPPRGLWLRTEALARAGRAHEAYGQLGALRQSKVLPADSSSELEARLAAQALLEAADVNALAAQWEATPKALRPTPDVVAAYATRAVALDWDEPALLALEQALDHRWDDELVALYGRLPVERLATRQANLQRWRNVHDDSAALRLAQGRVALAQQQWDAADAFLHEAIAAGAGAPAWEALGEAFAQRGEPALAAQCLANALRLQRGEDSVALVRGTDAPLRATVEEQLTAPQPPVYDANEERDAFGNPRLP
- a CDS encoding NAD(P)H-dependent glycerol-3-phosphate dehydrogenase, which translates into the protein MSTTADKIAVLGAGSWGTALATLLARHGRQTVLWGRDAAVVDAIDQRHENPRYLPGIPLPESLRATTDLASAVEGAAWILVVTPSHAFNETVRALAPLRPAGAGVAWATKGFQPGSGRFLHEVAREILGDDVPLAVVTGPSFAKEVTLGLPTAITVHGDVPEFAQTVAEAMHGPAFRAYTGDDMVGAELGGAMKNVLAVATGVADGMQLGLNARAGLITRGLNEMLRLAAAIGAKPETLMGLAGLGDLVLTCTGDLSRNRRLGLALGRGQSLQDAVREIGQVVESVQTADEVMRQARRHGIDLPISDRVRAVLHGEQTPEEGLRALLAREQKPEYPDTLFK
- a CDS encoding acetyl-CoA C-acetyltransferase, which translates into the protein MPGISMPNARPVAILGGVRIPFCRQNTAYSDVGNLGMSVRTLGALVERFGLHGQQLGEVAMGAVIKHSSDWNLGREATLSSGLSPLTPGITLQRACGTSLDSIITVANKIALGQIESGIGGGSDTTSDVPIVYGKKLRARLLAANRAKSTGDKIRALTAGFKFAELKPEFPGVAEPRTGKSMGDHCEDMAKEWNISRDSQDEWAVSSHRKLAAAYERGFFNDLIAPFRGVERDNILRPDTSLEKLATLKPAFDKVSGRGTLTAANSTPLTDGAAAVLLASEEWARAHGHEPQAYLRDAHVSAVDFVHGEGLLMAPTVAVPEMLKRNGLTLQDFDIYEIHEAFAAQVLCTLRAWESEDYCRNRLGLDAPMGRIDPDKINLLGSSLATGHPFAATGARVIATAAKQLAERGGGRALVSICTAGGMGVVAIVER